One genomic window of Acidobacteriota bacterium includes the following:
- a CDS encoding CDP-alcohol phosphatidyltransferase family protein: MLAWIPNALTISRCVFAVLVLYGALNAAEAGAALGEASGDEALRLATMEQLWHQFALLAFLSGALTDFLDGWAARQFKAESRFGVWLDPIADKLLVGLALLGVAMTLKTWLVYVPAALIIARDVFMTWLRTRPEAAGVVAPSHLAKVKTAVEMLAIAGLMLPFALAPTLVVESGARASWPAIGFAGVLVGLLWLAALLSLYTAAGYVRAVRRAG; this comes from the coding sequence ATGCTGGCCTGGATCCCGAATGCCCTGACGATTTCGCGCTGCGTATTCGCAGTGCTGGTCCTGTATGGCGCGCTGAATGCCGCCGAAGCCGGCGCGGCGCTGGGCGAAGCGAGCGGCGACGAGGCGCTGCGGCTGGCGACGATGGAACAGCTCTGGCACCAGTTTGCGCTGCTGGCCTTCCTGTCCGGCGCGCTGACGGATTTCCTGGATGGCTGGGCGGCGCGCCAGTTCAAGGCGGAAAGCCGGTTCGGTGTCTGGTTGGACCCGATCGCCGACAAGCTGCTGGTGGGCCTGGCGCTGCTGGGCGTGGCGATGACGCTGAAGACCTGGCTGGTCTATGTTCCCGCCGCCCTGATCATCGCGCGGGACGTGTTCATGACCTGGCTTCGCACGCGCCCCGAAGCGGCCGGGGTGGTGGCGCCGAGCCATCTTGCCAAGGTGAAGACAGCGGTGGAGATGCTGGCGATTGCCGGCCTGATGTTGCCCTTTGCGCTGGCCCCGACTCTGGTGGTGGAAAGCGGCGCGCGTGCGAGCTGGCCGGCGATCGGGTTCGCGGGTGTGCTGGTCGGCCTGCTATGGCTGGCGGCGCTGCTATCCCTCTACACGGCCGCCGGATATGTACGCGCCGTGCGCCGCGCCGGATAA